The nucleotide window AACAAGACCGTGTCAAGAAATTAAATGCTGTTTTCCTTTTATATCAGCTAAACATGCTCGCTAGATGGTTTTAAGATCCTAATCTTTTCTACGTCCCATGTTTGAATTTTAACTCTTTGGTGCCAGACCATTTAAATATTGTTCCTCCAGGGATTATGACGTAATAGCTGCtaggacaaaataaaaatatcttgaaaacaaaagacaaacaaaaaaaagtctaaaatacttATTTAAAATGGTATGTAGCATGATGGGTGTCCTGAAGTTCATCAACAAGCTATTTTTGTTTGAATTGGCATTGGTGAAAATAGGGGAATTTTGGGCaggcaccaaagggttaaataaaGTGCTGAAgagaatttttttggggggttgtcAGAGCTAcaaacattaatttttttttcacttttttaacAAGCATATTTAGTTGCCATAGGACTTATTTTTAGCAGCACATTAATCTGTACATTTTTACATGACATTGCTTTTATATGATATGAAATATTTTACACTTATATAAAATTTATTgcactattatcattattaacatattTCATTTTAAAAGCTGCGTTTTAAAGCTAAACGgccttttcgatttcataaaattggtgaagtttagttccctctgaaatttggtcattgtgatatgtttatttctgtaatatctcacaaaatatcaggccactctgtggctggcaagttatttaatttgaggggattcccgagaaaataacgtgcatgaaatcgctcgcttcacacagtcaagcagacagaggaagtccatgtgcgcatgcgcacgtttaccttcttcttttgggttttacggcagctggcatccaaagTGTCACATTACCGCCATCTTCAGGTAtatctttgaccgtgcactgacagttccatcattctgtcacgaaacaaacagctgatcacaccgaggtgctcactgaccgccaatatttattagtttggtcctgtgtttcctttcctttgtatataacataacgtcttttcttcttgctttccgttactgtagtcggtctttcatgttttatttgcacactcgcgtcctccatttttctctcctgtttcaaatttgtatcccacaataccttgcatgaacgggggaagcccaccacgtgatgcatgacatagtatcttgtatagatagttttcactgacgtcacggcattccggggaacgccccccagccgccatcttgtggggcaaacaaaacagaccatcgccactaccggctatgttatctcggacaaatttattaagttatatagtcagttttctaaaataaagatcaatgttggcaaaatcaagcaaacggaagtatatggatacattggacgacatctcacgacaacggtatgcagccaaactggccttgattgggggaattgacccctacgaagaagcattttcaagtgactatgcagggctgccatccatatcgtaccctgatattgtaaactatttcgtgaatactaaaagcgcctacacacttgacgacctcaaagcatacaagtcgctggagtcatacaattattttgtctgtggctgggcccgtgaagtccaccatataaaaacaagtgagagctgtgtcctaattacagccaaggtatgtaaacattggaattttagagctctcaacactgcatataaatgtgtgtgtgtgtgtgtataatatcgagttgatttaaatcggaaagctgcgcacatttgcgcgaagctgcgcaaatgtgggcagctttccgattcacttttttttttctcatccttatacttcctatttaaacaacttaccacttataaaatgatcggagcagactttgctgtgtttggaaggctgataatccttgcggttgattcttgtaAGCCATAGATttttcctttgtatgctgagtttctttgtttgctcgccttcgtgctcccgtacagtgggaattccataaaagctccgcttgacgtcatcatctgacctattatgacagccgtgaatacaacaggtgtgcaccattgctagctttaaatagtaataatgtaactataaatgtaaataatatataaataaatgtaactcgcgcgttacaatgtgtgctcagtgacccgtacagtaagctagccccgcaagatggccgccaccagggaatccccgactctgtgacgtcatgtgaaaattatctattgggtcatggtgaaacaggaaaaaatagtggagaatttaaggccacgtggccctaaattaattaattgttctatttaaaaaaaaaaaaaagaatgaaattggaagtctgtaattcgaattcagtagctttcagtccacgaaacaaaaataagtgGGTGTCGGGAGAATTCTTTTTATTGaccaacacttgaaaaatctgaaaggcagtctacctttgagTATCTGAAACTATAAATCAGCCATTATCTATACTTGAACACATTACTAATGGTTGCAGGGTTTAACGTTGAAACGGTTGACTACAAGAACATTTCCTTCACTGTGTGGGACGTCGGCGGTCAGGACGTCATCAGACGGCTCTGGAGACACTACTATCAGAACACCATGGTGAGTCGATGATCCAACCTTAACCTACATTATGGTTTCaactgtactgtgtgtgtgtatataaaatagtgagggcgagcaagcctaaGGTACAATGAATTGTTTCATGTTTCTGGGATTGTTTTGAGAAATGAGATTCATATCATGTGTGTTGCGTTGTTGCAGGGCCTCATCTttgtggtggacagcagtgatcgTGAGCGCATCCAGGATGCCGCGATGGAGCTGCAGAACATGGTGCATACAGTAAATCCTTCATTCTGTTCATTTGTAACGTTTAGATCAATGAATTTAGTGCATGAAGctttcatttctttctctgtagcTTGAAGATGATGCGCTGAGGTACGCTGCTGTGTTGGTTCTTGCTAACAAGCAGGATTTGCCCAATGCGATGCCGGTCCATGAGATGACTGAGAAGCTCAGACTGCACGCGATGAAGGAAAGACCTGTGAGTAAATCAGACAGTAATTACGAGAGCGTTATCATATTCAACTGTAACGCTGACATCTTTTTGAAACTCAAAtgatgtgtgtctgtctgtctcgttTCTTCTCAGTGGTACGTCCAGTCGACTTGTGCAATAATCGGAACCGGTTTATATGAAGGACTGGACTGGATAGCTGATCAGATCTCCAAACGATAAAATTACACTATATCCTTATGCAGAAGTATATACTCTGTACTGTATATTTAAAGGGATTGACTGGATCATGAGCACTTTGAAGTTTTGCAATTTacgatttttgtaaatatcactcaTTCTGTATTTAATTCTCTTTTTTGAGCATTGCATACTGTGCCTTTTAAATTGATATTAGTTGAATTAAATGTCACATGCCTGTTTATAATGCTGTATTTTGATGACTACAAACCATTAAAAAAATATTGTAAATTTGTGTTTGAAGTTTCTGTCAGCTTGTTCTGCTCAGCTAGAATGTCATTTCTACTTGTTGGCTCATCCGGCCGATAGGCGAtgaacttatgccatcatgtgttgcccATCgtctgtcatccacatttcatgaaaatcacttctctctgttcttcactgatttttattctttttggcaggaaggcaggtctgcctggggtgcatgtagcttctactcaaatttgcataattgcaattaataatgaagatatggagtaattaagccctaacaagcagtttctatacaaatcacttcttctccctcaattcttcacagattttgattctttctggcatgaaggtaggggtacctagggtgcagtggcggctggtagtctttcaaagaggggaggctggtcggttacgatatttccagattttaaaagaaaaaacatcaattttgcccatactcttgcctctgatctggctgattgttggcagggtcacaaactgtgaaataacaggttcttttggcccattagcctactgtccaatatacatgatggtggtgttgggggggaggggtatattttaacattttatattttaaaattgtggcatgtttaaaaattgatcattattgaaagcagctctttgtcaggaacct belongs to Neoarius graeffei isolate fNeoGra1 chromosome 26, fNeoGra1.pri, whole genome shotgun sequence and includes:
- the LOC132874271 gene encoding ADP-ribosylation factor 4-like; protein product: MGNFFFSIFSRLIEKRPVRLLMVGLDAAGKTTVLYKLKLGEVVTTIPTLGFNVETVDYKNISFTVWDVGGQDVIRRLWRHYYQNTMGLIFVVDSSDRERIQDAAMELQNMLEDDALRYAAVLVLANKQDLPNAMPVHEMTEKLRLHAMKERPWYVQSTCAIIGTGLYEGLDWIADQISKR